A genomic stretch from Edaphobacter aggregans includes:
- a CDS encoding SDR family NAD(P)-dependent oxidoreductase, producing MSKLKDKVAIVTGASKGIGASIAKYFAKEGASVVVNYASSKEGADRVVKEITSKGGKAVAVQADVAKPAEIDRLFAETKKAFGKLDVLVNNAGIYEFSPIENVTEEHFHKQFNTNVLGLIFASKAAANQFGPEGGSIINISSVASTFAPPTSAVYSATKGAVDTATKVLANELGPRKIRVNSINPGMVETEGVHTAGFAEGEFRAQIEAQTPLGRIGQVEDIAPAAVFFASPDSAWITGQSLVISGGLS from the coding sequence ATGAGCAAGCTTAAAGATAAAGTCGCAATCGTTACTGGCGCCTCGAAGGGCATTGGCGCATCGATCGCAAAGTATTTCGCAAAGGAAGGCGCGTCGGTCGTGGTCAACTATGCCTCCAGCAAGGAGGGCGCTGACCGCGTCGTCAAAGAGATTACGAGCAAAGGGGGCAAGGCCGTCGCGGTACAGGCTGATGTGGCCAAGCCGGCTGAGATCGATCGTCTTTTTGCTGAGACGAAGAAGGCGTTTGGCAAGCTCGATGTGCTGGTGAACAATGCCGGTATCTACGAGTTCTCTCCGATTGAGAATGTGACCGAAGAGCACTTCCATAAGCAGTTCAACACCAACGTTCTGGGTCTTATTTTCGCGTCGAAGGCGGCTGCCAATCAGTTTGGGCCCGAGGGCGGCAGCATCATCAACATCAGCTCTGTGGCCAGCACGTTTGCTCCCCCGACGTCTGCGGTTTACAGCGCTACCAAGGGAGCCGTGGATACTGCGACTAAGGTGCTCGCCAACGAGCTTGGCCCACGTAAGATTCGTGTGAACTCCATCAACCCGGGCATGGTCGAGACCGAAGGTGTCCACACAGCGGGGTTCGCCGAGGGCGAGTTCCGTGCGCAGATTGAGGCACAGACTCCGCTTGGCAGGATCGGTCAGGTCGAGGATATTGCTCCGGCTGCTGTGTTCTTTGCTTCGCCGGATTCTGCATGGATCACGGGGCAGAGCCTGGTTATCTCAGGCGGGCTCAGCTAA
- a CDS encoding lysozyme inhibitor LprI family protein, translating into MGQTKSVDSLTAEIQRGQDLHGRALHLVETEQARAKQPLCPKAATTYDANNCYATELGITDGNYLKLVRALGALLRSGGEADAKTAPARIPFDDAETTWHTYRDQACNAVGDQYDGGTIRPSMEMGCRITLTRHHMDELWDIYSDLGTR; encoded by the coding sequence GTGGGCCAGACTAAATCTGTCGACTCTCTGACTGCTGAGATTCAGAGAGGCCAGGATCTTCATGGCCGCGCACTCCACCTTGTGGAGACAGAACAGGCTCGCGCAAAACAGCCGCTCTGCCCCAAAGCCGCGACAACGTATGATGCCAACAATTGCTACGCTACTGAACTCGGGATTACTGATGGCAACTACCTCAAGTTAGTCCGTGCACTTGGAGCGCTGCTACGTTCGGGGGGTGAAGCTGACGCGAAAACTGCACCCGCCCGCATTCCCTTCGATGATGCCGAGACCACCTGGCATACCTATCGCGATCAGGCATGTAATGCTGTTGGCGATCAGTACGACGGCGGCACGATCCGACCAAGCATGGAGATGGGTTGCCGCATAACCCTCACCCGCCATCACATGGATGAACTCTGGGATATCTACTCCGACCTCGGCACTCGTTAG
- the bla gene encoding class A beta-lactamase, whose protein sequence is MRPVLFLVFFAASVVAQEPLRQQIRSIAAEAHGKVSVACSLPGSSLNCDLDPTAQPPMQSVFKLPLALAILHQVEQGKFSLDQPIRFLREDLILPKPYSPLQDKYPDAGVDVPLRTLLQLTVSLSDNTAADILLRLAGGTKVVDEYIASLGITGFHLEDGERALHRQVALQYRNWFEPQGAVQLLRRISDHSPLTAEHTELLLGWMRPAVPTKRLEGDLPKGTSVAHKSGTSDVDNGVAHATNDIGLIAMPDGRQLAIAVFVTDSTADQATREKVIAEIGRAAYDAGLRNY, encoded by the coding sequence ATGCGCCCTGTCTTGTTCCTTGTGTTCTTTGCTGCCTCAGTAGTTGCACAAGAACCTCTGCGGCAGCAGATTCGAAGCATTGCGGCAGAGGCTCATGGGAAGGTGTCCGTGGCTTGTTCGTTGCCGGGTTCATCGTTGAACTGCGATCTGGATCCTACTGCTCAGCCTCCGATGCAGTCCGTCTTCAAGCTGCCGCTGGCGCTGGCGATTCTCCATCAGGTGGAGCAGGGCAAGTTCTCGCTGGACCAGCCGATACGCTTTCTGCGAGAGGACCTTATTCTGCCGAAGCCCTATAGCCCATTGCAGGACAAATATCCAGATGCAGGTGTTGACGTGCCTTTGCGGACGCTTCTGCAGCTGACGGTTTCGTTGAGCGACAATACGGCGGCTGACATCCTGTTGCGTCTTGCGGGTGGTACGAAGGTTGTCGACGAATATATCGCGTCACTTGGAATTACAGGGTTTCATCTGGAGGACGGAGAGCGGGCGCTGCATCGCCAGGTGGCTCTCCAATACAGGAACTGGTTTGAACCGCAGGGGGCGGTTCAGCTGCTTCGCAGGATTAGCGATCATTCTCCATTGACGGCGGAGCATACGGAACTGCTGCTGGGATGGATGCGACCTGCGGTTCCGACGAAGCGTCTTGAGGGTGATCTGCCGAAAGGAACGAGCGTGGCCCACAAGTCCGGGACCTCGGATGTGGACAATGGGGTCGCTCATGCGACCAATGACATAGGGCTTATTGCAATGCCGGATGGACGCCAACTTGCTATTGCCGTGTTCGTCACCGATTCGACTGCTGACCAGGCGACACGAGAGAAGGTTATCGCAGAGATAGGCAGAGCCGCCTATGATGCGGGTTTACGGAATTATTGA
- a CDS encoding aldo/keto reductase — MQSIPLGSTGRITSRLGFGCSSIMGALNRRQSLTLLETAFDAGIRHFDTAPMYGYGDAESCLGDFLARHPDQVTITTKFGIPAAKNRPLIRIARTALGPLVQRFPALKKGLQRTAQPVITDPQTPNPIFSVNQARASLETSLTALKTERIDVWLLHEVNAIDLTHDSLLRFLEDAVREGKIGTFGVGSERTSIPGLIAKHPGYCRVAQYEWSVLNPSIPETPYFRIHHRALSKHFHALIALLQAQPEQCKRWSAEIGADLASPSTLANLMLKASFLLNSASILLFSSKNSEHIHANVAIGDSDALDASARQLYKIFQRDLPNLTDG; from the coding sequence ATGCAATCCATACCCCTTGGATCCACCGGCCGCATCACTTCACGTCTCGGCTTCGGCTGCTCCAGCATCATGGGCGCTCTCAACCGCCGGCAATCGCTCACACTACTCGAAACTGCCTTCGATGCCGGAATTCGTCACTTCGATACCGCACCGATGTATGGATACGGCGACGCTGAAAGCTGCCTCGGAGACTTCCTGGCTCGTCACCCAGACCAGGTAACGATCACAACCAAGTTTGGTATCCCCGCAGCAAAAAACAGACCCCTTATCCGGATCGCCCGTACCGCGTTAGGTCCTCTAGTGCAGCGCTTCCCTGCCCTCAAGAAGGGCCTCCAGCGCACCGCCCAACCCGTAATAACAGATCCGCAAACTCCCAACCCAATCTTTTCCGTCAATCAAGCGCGGGCTTCTCTAGAGACCAGCCTCACCGCACTAAAAACTGAACGCATTGATGTATGGCTGCTTCACGAAGTCAACGCTATCGACCTCACTCACGATTCCCTGCTTCGATTTCTTGAAGATGCTGTTCGTGAAGGCAAGATCGGCACCTTTGGAGTAGGCAGCGAGCGCACAAGCATCCCCGGCCTCATCGCAAAGCATCCCGGATACTGCCGGGTTGCTCAATACGAATGGTCAGTCCTGAATCCCTCGATCCCCGAAACTCCCTATTTCCGTATTCACCACCGCGCTCTCAGCAAACATTTCCATGCCTTGATTGCCCTACTCCAGGCTCAACCCGAACAATGTAAACGTTGGTCTGCAGAGATCGGCGCAGACCTTGCCAGCCCCAGCACGCTAGCTAATCTCATGCTCAAAGCCTCGTTCCTTCTTAATTCCGCAAGCATTCTGCTTTTCTCCTCCAAGAACTCCGAGCACATCCATGCCAACGTCGCCATTGGAGACAGCGACGCCCTCGATGCATCGGCGCGCCAACTCTACAAAATTTTCCAACGCGACCTCCCAAACCTGACCGACGGATAA
- a CDS encoding GMC oxidoreductase, translated as MIRDLVKGAPVSLEPSDICIIGAGAAGIVLAIELGRQGKRVTLLEGGGPEVEQDSQDPYRSEIAGLNHNGVHIGRFRSNGGSTTRWGGQILELDELDFEHRPWIAGSGWPIAKQHLRPFYQRAIELAGLSQATLDDTRVWQEIGLPVPEFPEFETFFSRWCPETNFARLHGKTLEENQQITVWLHANALSPVLEGQRICGVRCKTLTGVEHTFYADQFVWCMGGIESSRFFLQPELAAMPWHRSGLLGRHFQDHIIASAARIEPINASRFHAAFDNVFSRGYKYQPKIRLDRSQQEKHGTLNVAGLIFFNSDSDIVGGEIKATAKKLLRGRGKEISRQELLHMFRNSPLLARQSWRYTFAHRAYVPHDARIELGIHCEQPPEGASSITLAETRDQLGMLRTRIDWHVSDLEIASIRTCVDLAAQSLQKIANVIPDPDLIHPDRFRAKCGDGYHHMGGMRMSVSPDKGVVDLDLKLHGIENGYICSAAVFPTSGFSNPTHTVLALSVRLADHLSQ; from the coding sequence TTGATTCGTGATCTGGTTAAGGGTGCCCCTGTTTCGTTAGAGCCTTCGGATATATGCATTATTGGCGCTGGGGCTGCAGGTATAGTTCTTGCCATTGAACTTGGCCGCCAGGGAAAGCGCGTTACCCTTCTGGAAGGTGGTGGCCCTGAAGTCGAACAGGACTCGCAGGATCCTTATCGAAGTGAGATCGCCGGCTTGAATCACAACGGAGTCCACATCGGTCGGTTCAGATCAAACGGAGGTTCCACCACACGTTGGGGCGGCCAGATACTCGAGCTTGACGAACTGGACTTTGAGCATCGCCCCTGGATTGCCGGCAGCGGATGGCCTATCGCCAAGCAACATCTTCGCCCGTTCTACCAACGCGCTATCGAGTTGGCAGGCCTCAGCCAGGCCACCCTCGATGACACGCGTGTCTGGCAGGAAATCGGCCTGCCTGTTCCCGAGTTCCCTGAGTTCGAAACCTTTTTCTCGCGTTGGTGTCCGGAGACGAACTTCGCCAGACTTCATGGAAAGACTCTCGAAGAAAATCAACAGATTACGGTCTGGCTACATGCAAATGCACTGAGTCCGGTCCTTGAAGGACAGCGTATTTGCGGCGTCCGCTGCAAAACGCTCACCGGCGTGGAGCACACGTTCTACGCGGACCAATTCGTGTGGTGCATGGGTGGCATCGAGAGCTCGCGCTTTTTCCTTCAGCCGGAGTTGGCCGCCATGCCATGGCACCGCAGCGGCTTGCTCGGTCGCCACTTTCAAGACCACATCATCGCTTCTGCGGCCCGTATCGAGCCCATCAACGCTTCCCGCTTCCACGCTGCGTTCGACAATGTATTCAGTCGAGGCTACAAATACCAGCCCAAGATTCGACTTGACCGGTCTCAGCAGGAGAAACACGGAACCCTTAATGTTGCTGGCCTGATCTTCTTCAATAGCGATTCCGACATCGTCGGAGGCGAGATAAAAGCAACTGCGAAAAAGCTCCTTCGTGGCCGAGGTAAAGAGATTTCCCGACAGGAACTTCTCCACATGTTCCGCAACTCTCCCCTGCTGGCACGTCAAAGCTGGCGCTACACCTTCGCTCACCGCGCCTATGTTCCTCACGACGCGCGCATTGAACTCGGCATCCACTGTGAACAGCCGCCGGAGGGAGCCAGTTCGATCACACTCGCCGAAACCCGCGACCAGCTCGGCATGCTCCGTACCCGGATCGATTGGCATGTCTCCGATCTCGAGATCGCCTCGATCCGAACCTGCGTGGACCTCGCCGCTCAATCGCTCCAAAAGATCGCCAACGTTATTCCGGATCCCGACCTGATACATCCAGATCGGTTTCGCGCTAAGTGCGGCGACGGATACCACCACATGGGAGGCATGCGCATGTCTGTCTCGCCCGACAAGGGCGTCGTGGATCTCGATCTCAAACTTCATGGCATCGAGAATGGATACATCTGCTCCGCCGCTGTCTTTCCAACCTCAGGATTCTCCAACCCTACCCACACCGTGCTCGCCCTTTCGGTTCGTCTTGCCGACCACCTCAGCCAGTAA
- a CDS encoding sensor domain-containing diguanylate cyclase, whose product MMSVRRSESEEARARALWTRELLNSQPEPECDELVRLTAAICGTPIGLLTLLDERQQWFRASEGLKLGDTPREIAFCVHAIRQPEMLVVKDALMDARFGANPLVVGEPTLRFFAGVGLHTTEGHPLGTLCVIDTTPRILTAEQAQALAVLGRQVSARLELRVQRKMLEEVVKEKEKATAGLRASEELFRAFMNASPFLSYIKDAAGRLLFYNRSFAQRFGVSEYAWLGRTDEQLWSRKLTKSVRTHDLEVMAGGRMVETEEHIRGADGTISSLRSFKFPCHDSAGNVLLAGVAVDVSEEVAHKAELERYHRELEEANDQLRRLAVTDELTGLRNRRAFEERLVMEFSMARRRKRELAVLLLDVDNFKMINDRFGHAAGDEVLRRLGMILRTTVRLPDLPARYGGEEFIVLLPESGEESAMGLARRLMQRVAEEAWENGAVTMSMGMAAMNESLLNGYQLVELADEALYAAKRAGKNRVMVHSGSLT is encoded by the coding sequence ATGATGAGTGTTCGTCGATCAGAGTCCGAAGAAGCAAGAGCAAGAGCCCTCTGGACTCGTGAGTTACTGAATTCCCAGCCCGAGCCGGAGTGCGATGAACTCGTGCGTCTGACTGCCGCCATCTGCGGCACTCCGATCGGCCTGCTCACCCTGCTCGATGAGCGCCAACAGTGGTTCCGCGCCTCCGAAGGCCTCAAGCTCGGCGACACCCCCCGCGAAATCGCCTTCTGCGTCCACGCCATCCGCCAGCCCGAGATGCTCGTCGTCAAGGACGCCCTCATGGACGCCCGCTTCGGAGCCAACCCTCTAGTCGTAGGCGAACCCACCCTGCGCTTCTTCGCCGGCGTCGGCCTCCACACCACCGAAGGCCACCCCCTCGGCACCCTCTGCGTCATCGATACCACCCCCCGCATCCTCACCGCCGAGCAAGCCCAAGCCCTAGCCGTACTCGGCCGCCAGGTCAGCGCCCGCCTCGAACTCCGCGTCCAGCGCAAGATGCTCGAAGAGGTCGTCAAGGAGAAGGAAAAAGCCACCGCAGGCCTCCGCGCCAGCGAAGAACTCTTCCGCGCCTTCATGAACGCCAGTCCCTTCCTCAGCTACATCAAGGACGCCGCCGGCCGCCTCCTCTTCTACAACCGTAGCTTCGCCCAGCGCTTCGGCGTCAGCGAATACGCGTGGCTGGGCCGCACCGACGAGCAGCTCTGGTCCCGCAAGCTCACCAAGTCCGTCCGCACCCACGACCTCGAAGTCATGGCAGGCGGCCGCATGGTCGAAACCGAAGAACACATCCGCGGAGCCGACGGCACCATCAGCTCCCTACGCTCCTTCAAATTCCCCTGTCACGACTCCGCAGGAAACGTCCTTCTCGCCGGAGTCGCCGTAGACGTCTCCGAAGAGGTCGCCCACAAGGCCGAGCTCGAGCGTTACCACCGCGAACTCGAAGAAGCAAACGACCAGCTCCGGCGCCTCGCTGTCACCGACGAACTCACCGGCCTCCGCAACCGCCGCGCCTTCGAAGAGCGACTCGTCATGGAGTTCTCCATGGCCCGCCGCCGCAAGCGCGAACTGGCGGTGCTCCTCCTCGACGTCGACAACTTCAAGATGATCAACGACCGCTTCGGCCACGCCGCCGGAGACGAGGTCCTCCGCCGCCTCGGCATGATTCTTCGCACCACCGTTCGCCTACCCGACCTTCCAGCGCGCTACGGCGGAGAAGAGTTCATCGTTCTCCTCCCCGAAAGCGGGGAAGAAAGCGCCATGGGTCTCGCCCGCCGCCTCATGCAACGCGTAGCCGAAGAAGCCTGGGAAAACGGCGCCGTGACCATGAGCATGGGCATGGCCGCCATGAACGAGTCCCTCCTCAACGGCTATCAGCTCGTAGAACTAGCCGACGAAGCCCTCTACGCCGCCAAGCGCGCAGGCAAAAACCGAGTCATGGTCCACAGCGGCAGCCTAACCTAA
- a CDS encoding DUF6677 family protein, translated as MTSNVQAPARTAGKTTTMPAALILLAGWLVPGAGHFLLRKWIRGSLILISIVSMFGIGLALKGKIYSPNTAELLDMLNFAGNLGTGLLYVIARVFDLGQASVQVAIADYGTKFIVVAGLLNIISAVDAHSLATGRKAS; from the coding sequence ATGACGAGCAACGTACAAGCGCCGGCACGCACCGCTGGCAAGACGACAACGATGCCGGCGGCGCTGATTCTGCTGGCTGGATGGCTGGTTCCAGGCGCAGGTCACTTCCTCCTCCGCAAATGGATCCGCGGTTCCCTGATCCTCATCTCCATCGTCTCGATGTTTGGGATCGGCCTCGCGCTCAAGGGCAAGATCTACTCGCCTAACACAGCCGAGCTCCTCGACATGCTGAACTTCGCCGGGAATCTAGGCACCGGACTCCTCTACGTCATCGCCCGGGTCTTCGATCTCGGCCAGGCTAGCGTACAAGTTGCCATCGCCGACTACGGCACCAAGTTCATCGTGGTAGCCGGCCTCCTGAACATCATCTCGGCGGTCGACGCACACTCGCTCGCAACGGGGAGGAAGGCCTCGTGA
- a CDS encoding M24 family metallopeptidase: MDLTAIQSALRENKLDGWLFYDHHNRDTLAYRILGIPGGHITRRWYYFIPAAGEPKKLVHRIESGKLDLLPGSKDQYSSWQELEQKLEAMLTGATKLAMQYSPRNAIMYVSLVDAGTVELLRDMDKQIVTSADLVSHFEAVLTEAQIATHYEAQRKLDAILAEGWHEIGTRVRASGTNEYAIVQFLQRAIEREGMITEFGPNVSVGPNSADSHYQPAAETSKPIRRGDFVLIDIWAKLANRPEAIWYDITWTGVVDREPTPREQLIFNTVRDARDASIAVIKEAFTTNTPIAGWQADDASRSIIRATGLADFFTHRTGHNIATELHGNGAHLDNLETHDVRLILPNTCFSVEPGLYFPGEFGVRNEINMITRPGKAEVTGRMQNKLVRI, encoded by the coding sequence CGCATCCTCGGAATCCCCGGCGGCCACATCACCCGCCGCTGGTACTACTTCATCCCCGCCGCCGGCGAGCCAAAAAAACTAGTCCACCGCATCGAGTCCGGCAAGCTCGACCTTCTCCCCGGCTCAAAAGACCAATACTCCTCCTGGCAAGAGCTCGAACAAAAACTCGAAGCCATGCTGACCGGAGCAACAAAGCTGGCCATGCAGTACTCTCCGCGCAACGCCATCATGTACGTCTCGCTAGTCGACGCCGGCACCGTCGAACTCCTCCGCGACATGGACAAGCAGATCGTCACCTCTGCCGACCTCGTCAGCCACTTCGAAGCCGTCCTCACAGAAGCCCAGATCGCCACCCACTACGAAGCCCAGCGCAAGCTCGACGCCATCCTCGCAGAAGGCTGGCACGAGATCGGCACCCGCGTCCGCGCCAGCGGCACCAACGAGTACGCCATCGTCCAATTCCTCCAGCGCGCCATTGAACGCGAAGGCATGATCACCGAGTTCGGCCCCAACGTCTCCGTAGGCCCCAACTCCGCCGACTCCCACTACCAGCCCGCCGCCGAGACCTCGAAACCCATCCGCCGCGGCGACTTCGTCCTCATCGACATCTGGGCCAAGCTAGCCAACCGCCCCGAAGCCATCTGGTACGACATCACCTGGACCGGCGTAGTCGACCGCGAACCCACCCCCCGCGAGCAACTCATTTTCAACACCGTACGCGACGCCCGAGACGCATCGATAGCCGTCATCAAAGAAGCCTTCACCACCAACACTCCCATCGCAGGCTGGCAAGCCGACGACGCTTCCCGCTCCATCATCCGCGCCACAGGCTTGGCCGACTTCTTCACCCACCGCACCGGTCACAACATCGCCACCGAACTCCACGGCAACGGCGCCCACCTAGACAACCTCGAAACCCACGACGTCCGCCTCATCCTTCCCAACACCTGCTTCTCTGTCGAACCCGGCCTCTACTTCCCCGGCGAATTCGGAGTCCGCAACGAAATTAACATGATTACCCGCCCCGGCAAAGCCGAGGTCACTGGCCGCATGCAAAACAAACTCGTCCGAATCTAG